A region from the Branchiostoma floridae strain S238N-H82 chromosome 9, Bfl_VNyyK, whole genome shotgun sequence genome encodes:
- the LOC118423093 gene encoding transcriptional adapter 3-A-like isoform X2: protein MREKMTEKECPLQFHDFKPVDHSKLCPRFTQILSRTEEEGIGEEELDTIQLELETLLASVSKRMRQLEGETQVLIDWQDRKDKKGSMGKVHKDSDHPHSGKRGRPEEKASTKKFKGDTATTSSSTGKWGASASTSHSTPSSHSQSGPGRPKSKQANIQQKMQEYEFTDDPLDVPRIPKNDAPNRFWQSLEPYVADITHDDLKVLEELMKPVDEESEYYKVPPLGKHYTQRWAQEDLLEEQKEGARVNEKGKSKSALGGSSSANISETSAMLKKVDSNSQKSRDTETNCPFGPLTQRLVSALVEENIMTPIDDTSLIDSSTKGDGQSGEASSSSPRSSSSRPFSVPHTRALEARIREELINQGLIESEDQAGEDTEDEVLSELKKRQAELKALVAHNRSAKQRLHKLAKEEIRKQELRQKARVIDNEVMDCFRKIMAARQKKRTPTKKERDAAVKALKERDAIMKLLDS, encoded by the exons ATGCGGGAGAAGATGACAGAGAAGGAGTGTCCACTCCAGTTCCACGACTTTAAACCCGTAGACCACTCCAAACTGTGTCCACGCTTCACACAAA TTCTGTCCAGAACAGAAGAAGAGGGAATAGGAGAGGAGGAGCTGGACACCATCCAGTTGGAGCTGGAGACTCTGCTGGCCTCCGTGTCTAAAAGGATGCGACAACTGGAGGGAGAAACACAAGTACTCATCGACTGGCAGGACAGGAAGGACAAGAAAGGCAGCATGGGGAAAGTG CACAAGGACTCGGACCATCCCCACTCCGGAAAGCGTGGAAGGCCAGAAGAGAAGGCCTCCACAAAGAAGTTCAAGGGAGACACAGCGACTACAAGTTCAAGTACAGGGAAGTGGGGGGCATCGGCCTCAACCTCACATTCCACCCCATCCTCTCACAGTCAATCTGGACCTGGGAGACCCAAGAGCAAACAGGCAAACATACAG CAAAAGATGCAGGAGTATGAGTTCACAGACGACCCCCTGGACGTCCCACGCATTCCCAAGAACGACGCGCCCAACCGTTTCTGGCAGTCGCTGGAACCGTACGTGGCGGACATCACGCACGACGACCTGAAGGTGCTGGAGGAGCTGATGAAGCCAGTGGATGAGGAATCTGAGTATTACAAGGTCCCCCCTCTAGGGAAACATTACACGCAGAGGTGGGCACAGGAGGACCTCTTGGAGGAACAGAAAGAAG GTGCCCGCGTGAATGAGAAGGGTAAATCCAAGTCTGCCCTGGGGGGGAGTTCGTCAGCTAACATCTCTGAGACATCAGCCATGCTGAAGAAGGTAGACTCCAACTCTCAGAAGTCAAG GGACACCGAGACCAACTGTCCATTTGGCCCCCTGACTCAGCGACTGGTGTCAGCTCTTGTGGAGGAGAACATCATGACTCCTATAGACGACACCTCTCTCATAGATAGCTCTACAAAG GGAGATGGTCAGTCGGGTGAGGCCAGCTCCAGCTCCCCCCGCAGCAGCAGTAGTCGCCCCTTCAGCGTGCCCCACACCAGGGCACTAGAGGCACGCATCAGGGAGGAACTCATCAACCAGg GGTTGATTGAGTCGGAAGATCAGGCAGGAGAGGACACAGAAGACGAGGTGTTGTCTGAGCTGAAGAAACGTCAGGCAGAGCTGAAGGCCCTGGTGGCACACAACCGCTCTGCCAAACAGAGACTACACAAACTTGCCAAAGAAGAGATCCGCAAACAAGAACTCAGGCAGAAAGCCAGAGTCATAGACAATGAG GTGATGGACTGCTTCAGGAAGATCATGGCAGCACGACAGAAGAAACGAACCCCGACCAAAAAGGAGAGGGATGCAGCTGTCAAGGCACTCAAGGAGAGGGACGCTATCATGAAACTGCTGGATTCATGA
- the LOC118423093 gene encoding transcriptional adapter 3-A-like isoform X1 — MREKMTEKECPLQFHDFKPVDHSKLCPRFTQILSRTEEEGIGEEELDTIQLELETLLASVSKRMRQLEGETQVLIDWQDRKDKKGSMGKVHKDSDHPHSGKRGRPEEKASTKKFKGDTATTSSSTGKWGASASTSHSTPSSHSQSGPGRPKSKQANIQQKMQEYEFTDDPLDVPRIPKNDAPNRFWQSLEPYVADITHDDLKVLEELMKPVDEESEYYKVPPLGKHYTQRWAQEDLLEEQKEGARVNEKGKSKSALGGSSSANISETSAMLKKVDSNSQKSRTRDTETNCPFGPLTQRLVSALVEENIMTPIDDTSLIDSSTKGDGQSGEASSSSPRSSSSRPFSVPHTRALEARIREELINQGLIESEDQAGEDTEDEVLSELKKRQAELKALVAHNRSAKQRLHKLAKEEIRKQELRQKARVIDNEVMDCFRKIMAARQKKRTPTKKERDAAVKALKERDAIMKLLDS, encoded by the exons ATGCGGGAGAAGATGACAGAGAAGGAGTGTCCACTCCAGTTCCACGACTTTAAACCCGTAGACCACTCCAAACTGTGTCCACGCTTCACACAAA TTCTGTCCAGAACAGAAGAAGAGGGAATAGGAGAGGAGGAGCTGGACACCATCCAGTTGGAGCTGGAGACTCTGCTGGCCTCCGTGTCTAAAAGGATGCGACAACTGGAGGGAGAAACACAAGTACTCATCGACTGGCAGGACAGGAAGGACAAGAAAGGCAGCATGGGGAAAGTG CACAAGGACTCGGACCATCCCCACTCCGGAAAGCGTGGAAGGCCAGAAGAGAAGGCCTCCACAAAGAAGTTCAAGGGAGACACAGCGACTACAAGTTCAAGTACAGGGAAGTGGGGGGCATCGGCCTCAACCTCACATTCCACCCCATCCTCTCACAGTCAATCTGGACCTGGGAGACCCAAGAGCAAACAGGCAAACATACAG CAAAAGATGCAGGAGTATGAGTTCACAGACGACCCCCTGGACGTCCCACGCATTCCCAAGAACGACGCGCCCAACCGTTTCTGGCAGTCGCTGGAACCGTACGTGGCGGACATCACGCACGACGACCTGAAGGTGCTGGAGGAGCTGATGAAGCCAGTGGATGAGGAATCTGAGTATTACAAGGTCCCCCCTCTAGGGAAACATTACACGCAGAGGTGGGCACAGGAGGACCTCTTGGAGGAACAGAAAGAAG GTGCCCGCGTGAATGAGAAGGGTAAATCCAAGTCTGCCCTGGGGGGGAGTTCGTCAGCTAACATCTCTGAGACATCAGCCATGCTGAAGAAGGTAGACTCCAACTCTCAGAAGTCAAG GACCAGGGACACCGAGACCAACTGTCCATTTGGCCCCCTGACTCAGCGACTGGTGTCAGCTCTTGTGGAGGAGAACATCATGACTCCTATAGACGACACCTCTCTCATAGATAGCTCTACAAAG GGAGATGGTCAGTCGGGTGAGGCCAGCTCCAGCTCCCCCCGCAGCAGCAGTAGTCGCCCCTTCAGCGTGCCCCACACCAGGGCACTAGAGGCACGCATCAGGGAGGAACTCATCAACCAGg GGTTGATTGAGTCGGAAGATCAGGCAGGAGAGGACACAGAAGACGAGGTGTTGTCTGAGCTGAAGAAACGTCAGGCAGAGCTGAAGGCCCTGGTGGCACACAACCGCTCTGCCAAACAGAGACTACACAAACTTGCCAAAGAAGAGATCCGCAAACAAGAACTCAGGCAGAAAGCCAGAGTCATAGACAATGAG GTGATGGACTGCTTCAGGAAGATCATGGCAGCACGACAGAAGAAACGAACCCCGACCAAAAAGGAGAGGGATGCAGCTGTCAAGGCACTCAAGGAGAGGGACGCTATCATGAAACTGCTGGATTCATGA
- the LOC118423106 gene encoding uncharacterized protein LOC118423106 isoform X1 — MAEFESKMQAWIKDEQCEVGRILTRLLFDIQGKCLEEARNDVNSFRERVRNALCKMHEAHGVLALGQGVQKITYQDPFYQLGYLYKLSMLSGRSLSKVIYYSRAMENRTMQTSITVVCLGGGPGSDVLGVLDYFVKCMAHFQGQLNIQLYDRRDKWAACWGSLKTAINAELYDGRISVSFHDFDVTTDDKNKPNLQNADIITMHYFMEEVYSERNEPNVVECFDYILQTAKPGALFLYSGMFMYGAIDWVHQLFNNCELLTPGTEPPHRWYQNHRTTLTEWIPCIEVNLNHERDLQLFDDIKGDLERFYDPKEVAQRCHGKVIYRLYRKVNNHSHWYW; from the exons ATGGCAGAATTTGAATCTAAGATGCAAGCTTGGATCAAGGACGAGCAATGTGAAGTTGGGAGGATCCTTACAAGATTGCTCTTTGATATACAGGGGAAATGTTTGGAAGAAGCACGGAACGACGTGAATAGTTTTCGTGAAAGGGTCCGAAATGCTCTGTGTAAAATGCACGAAGCTCACGGCGTCCTCGCACTGGGGCAGGGGGTACAAAAGATTACGTACCAAGATCCTTTCTACCAGTTGGGGTACCTTTACAAGCTTTCTATGCTTTCGGGTCGAAGTCTTTCAAAGGTAATCTACTACTCCAGGGCCATGGAAAACAGGACAATGCAAACCAGCATCACCGTTGTCTGTCTGGGCGGTGGACCAGGGTCAGATGTCCTAGGCGTGTTGGACTACTTCGTGAAGTGTATGGCACACTTCCAGGGCCAACTGAACATACAGCTGTATGACAGGAGGGACAAGTGGGCAGCATGTTGG GGGAGTCTGAAGACTGCTATCAATGCAGAGCTATATGACGGCAGGATCAGTGTAAGCTTCCATGACTTTGATGTCACCACAGATGACAAGAACAAACCTAACCTTCAGAATGCTGACATCATCACCATGCACTACTTCATGGAGGAAGTGTACTCGGAAAGGAACGAACCGAATG tggtggagtgttttgactacATACTCCAGACGGCCAAACCTGGTGCCTTGTTCCTGTACTCTGGGATGTTCATGTATGGGGCTATAGACTGGGTACATCAACTCTTCAACAACTGTGAGCTTCTGACACCAGGAACTGAACCTCCTCACAGGTGGTATCAAAATCACAGGACCACCCTTACAGAATGGATTCCCTGTATTGAG GTCAACTTAAATCATGAAAGAGACTTGCAGCTGTTTGATGACATCAAAGGGGACCTGGAACGCTTCTATGATCCGAAGGAAGTTGCTCAGAGATGCCACGGAAAAGTCATCTATCGTCTGTACAGAAAAGTGAACAATCATAGCCACTGGTACTGGTAG
- the LOC118423106 gene encoding uncharacterized protein LOC118423106 isoform X2: MGSLKTAINAELYDGRISVSFHDFDVTTDDKNKPNLQNADIITMHYFMEEVYSERNEPNVVECFDYILQTAKPGALFLYSGMFMYGAIDWVHQLFNNCELLTPGTEPPHRWYQNHRTTLTEWIPCIEVNLNHERDLQLFDDIKGDLERFYDPKEVAQRCHGKVIYRLYRKVNNHSHWYW; this comes from the exons ATG GGGAGTCTGAAGACTGCTATCAATGCAGAGCTATATGACGGCAGGATCAGTGTAAGCTTCCATGACTTTGATGTCACCACAGATGACAAGAACAAACCTAACCTTCAGAATGCTGACATCATCACCATGCACTACTTCATGGAGGAAGTGTACTCGGAAAGGAACGAACCGAATG tggtggagtgttttgactacATACTCCAGACGGCCAAACCTGGTGCCTTGTTCCTGTACTCTGGGATGTTCATGTATGGGGCTATAGACTGGGTACATCAACTCTTCAACAACTGTGAGCTTCTGACACCAGGAACTGAACCTCCTCACAGGTGGTATCAAAATCACAGGACCACCCTTACAGAATGGATTCCCTGTATTGAG GTCAACTTAAATCATGAAAGAGACTTGCAGCTGTTTGATGACATCAAAGGGGACCTGGAACGCTTCTATGATCCGAAGGAAGTTGCTCAGAGATGCCACGGAAAAGTCATCTATCGTCTGTACAGAAAAGTGAACAATCATAGCCACTGGTACTGGTAG